A window of the Cuculus canorus isolate bCucCan1 chromosome 3, bCucCan1.pri, whole genome shotgun sequence genome harbors these coding sequences:
- the ERO1B gene encoding ERO1-like protein beta isoform X1 — protein MSGTARTGLAVRLLAVLGCALTARAQLTGVLDDCLCDIESIDDFNTFKIFPKIQKLQERDYFRYYKVNLKRPCPFWADDGHCSIKDCHVEPCPESKIPVGIKAGSSNKYSKAANNSKELEDCEQANKLGAVNSTLSNQSKEAFIDWARYDDSQDHFCELDDERSPDAQYVDLLLNPERYTGYKGPSAWRVWNSIYEENCFKPRSVYRPLNPLAPSRGGDDGESFYTWLEGLCLEKRVFYKLISGLHASINLHLCANYLLEETWGKPRWGPNVKEFTRRFDPIETKGEGPRRLKNLYFLYLIELRALSKVAPYFERSVVDLYTGNGHEDAESKALLLDIFRDTKSFHMHFDEKSMFAGDKKGAKSLKEEFRLHFKNISRIMDCVGCDKCRLWGKLQTQGLGTALKILFSEKEIKSLPENSPSKGFQLTRQEIVALVNAFGRLSTSIRELQNFKVLLRQTR, from the exons atGAGTGGTACGGCGAGGACAGGGCTGGCCGTGCGGCTGCTGGCGGTGCTCGGCTGCGCGCTGACAGCCCGGGCCCAG CTCACAGGAGTCCTAGATGATTGTTTATGTGACATAGAAAGCATCGATGACTTCAATACTTTCAAGATCTTCCCCAAAATACAGAAACTGCAAGAACGTGATTACTTCAGATATTATAAG GTGAACCTGAAGAGACCATGTCCATTTTGGGCTGATGATGGCCATTGTTCTATCAAAGATTGCCATGTAGAGCCTTGTCCTGAG aGCAAAATACCTGTTGGAATTAAAGCTGGCAGCTCTAATAAG TATTCAAAAGCGGCAAATAATTCCAAAGAATTGGAAGACTGTGAGCAAGCTAACAAACTGGGAGCAGTTAACAGTACCTTAAG tAACCAAAGTAAGGAGGCTTTCATTGACTGGGCAAGATACGATGATTCGCAGGACCATTTTTGTGAACTTGATG ATGAGAGATCTCCAGATGCACAGTATGTGGATTTGCTGCTGAATCCAGAACGTTACACTGGATACAAGGGGCCTTCTGCTTGGAGAGTGTGGAACAGCATCTACGAAGAAAACTGCTTCAA GCCTCGGTCTGTCTACCGTCCTTTAAATCCACTGGCTCCTAGCAGGG GAGGAGATGATG GAGAATCTTTCTACACGTGGCTAGAAG GTCTTTGCCTTGAGAAAAGAGTGTTCTATAAACTCATTTCTGGACTTCATGCTAGCATCAACTTGCATCTGTGTGCAAATTATCTTCTTGAAG AAACCTGGGGGAAGCCTCGCTGGGGACCAAATGTGAAAGAGTTCACTCGACGCTTTGACCCTATTgaaacaaaaggagaaggaCCAAGGAGGCTCAAAAACTTGTATTTCTTGTATTTGATAGAGCTGCGTGCTTTGTCAAAGGTTGCACCGTACTTTGAACGTTCAGTTGTTGACCTTTACACTGGAAACGGCCATGAGGATGCTGAATCTAAAGCTCTCTTACTGGATATCTTCAGGGATACAAA GTCCTTCCATATGCACTTTGATGAAAAGTCCATGTTTGCTGGAGATAAAAAAGGAGCCAAATCATTAAAG GAAGAATTCAGATTGCATTTCAAGAACATATCCCGCATAATGGATTGTGTTGGATGTGATAAATGCAGGCTATGGGGCAAACTGCAG aCCCAAGGCTTAGGAACTGCTTTGAAGATcttattttctgagaaagaaataaagagccTTCCTGAGAATAGCCCGTCAAAAGGTTTTCAACTCACACGTCAAGAAATAGTTGCTCTTGTAAATGCCTTCGGAAG GCTTTCCACAAGTATAAGGGAATTGcagaattttaaagttttattacGACAAACTAGGTAA
- the ERO1B gene encoding ERO1-like protein beta isoform X2 has translation MSGTARTGLAVRLLAVLGCALTARAQLTGVLDDCLCDIESIDDFNTFKIFPKIQKLQERDYFRYYKVNLKRPCPFWADDGHCSIKDCHVEPCPESKIPVGIKAGSSNKYSKAANNSKELEDCEQANKLGAVNSTLSNQSKEAFIDWARYDDSQDHFCELDDERSPDAQYVDLLLNPERYTGYKGPSAWRVWNSIYEENCFKPRSVYRPLNPLAPSRGESFYTWLEGLCLEKRVFYKLISGLHASINLHLCANYLLEETWGKPRWGPNVKEFTRRFDPIETKGEGPRRLKNLYFLYLIELRALSKVAPYFERSVVDLYTGNGHEDAESKALLLDIFRDTKSFHMHFDEKSMFAGDKKGAKSLKEEFRLHFKNISRIMDCVGCDKCRLWGKLQTQGLGTALKILFSEKEIKSLPENSPSKGFQLTRQEIVALVNAFGRLSTSIRELQNFKVLLRQTR, from the exons atGAGTGGTACGGCGAGGACAGGGCTGGCCGTGCGGCTGCTGGCGGTGCTCGGCTGCGCGCTGACAGCCCGGGCCCAG CTCACAGGAGTCCTAGATGATTGTTTATGTGACATAGAAAGCATCGATGACTTCAATACTTTCAAGATCTTCCCCAAAATACAGAAACTGCAAGAACGTGATTACTTCAGATATTATAAG GTGAACCTGAAGAGACCATGTCCATTTTGGGCTGATGATGGCCATTGTTCTATCAAAGATTGCCATGTAGAGCCTTGTCCTGAG aGCAAAATACCTGTTGGAATTAAAGCTGGCAGCTCTAATAAG TATTCAAAAGCGGCAAATAATTCCAAAGAATTGGAAGACTGTGAGCAAGCTAACAAACTGGGAGCAGTTAACAGTACCTTAAG tAACCAAAGTAAGGAGGCTTTCATTGACTGGGCAAGATACGATGATTCGCAGGACCATTTTTGTGAACTTGATG ATGAGAGATCTCCAGATGCACAGTATGTGGATTTGCTGCTGAATCCAGAACGTTACACTGGATACAAGGGGCCTTCTGCTTGGAGAGTGTGGAACAGCATCTACGAAGAAAACTGCTTCAA GCCTCGGTCTGTCTACCGTCCTTTAAATCCACTGGCTCCTAGCAGGG GAGAATCTTTCTACACGTGGCTAGAAG GTCTTTGCCTTGAGAAAAGAGTGTTCTATAAACTCATTTCTGGACTTCATGCTAGCATCAACTTGCATCTGTGTGCAAATTATCTTCTTGAAG AAACCTGGGGGAAGCCTCGCTGGGGACCAAATGTGAAAGAGTTCACTCGACGCTTTGACCCTATTgaaacaaaaggagaaggaCCAAGGAGGCTCAAAAACTTGTATTTCTTGTATTTGATAGAGCTGCGTGCTTTGTCAAAGGTTGCACCGTACTTTGAACGTTCAGTTGTTGACCTTTACACTGGAAACGGCCATGAGGATGCTGAATCTAAAGCTCTCTTACTGGATATCTTCAGGGATACAAA GTCCTTCCATATGCACTTTGATGAAAAGTCCATGTTTGCTGGAGATAAAAAAGGAGCCAAATCATTAAAG GAAGAATTCAGATTGCATTTCAAGAACATATCCCGCATAATGGATTGTGTTGGATGTGATAAATGCAGGCTATGGGGCAAACTGCAG aCCCAAGGCTTAGGAACTGCTTTGAAGATcttattttctgagaaagaaataaagagccTTCCTGAGAATAGCCCGTCAAAAGGTTTTCAACTCACACGTCAAGAAATAGTTGCTCTTGTAAATGCCTTCGGAAG GCTTTCCACAAGTATAAGGGAATTGcagaattttaaagttttattacGACAAACTAGGTAA